The Solirubrobacterales bacterium nucleotide sequence CACCGTCCTGTCGGCCTCGTCCCGGACCCCGGCGATCTCCTCGTCGGTGAGCGAACCCTCCTCCCGGCAGCGGTCGGCGAAGGTTTCGACCGGATCCTTCTCCTGCCACTCCTTCACCTCCTTCTTGTCGCGGTAGTTCTCGGGGTCGGCCGCCGAGTGGCCGCGGTAACGGTAGGTGAAGGCCTCGACCAGGGTGGGCCCCTGCTGCCGGGCGATCCCGATGTGGGCGGAAACCCGGTCCCGTACCTCGAGCACGTTCATGCCGTCGATCCGTTCACCCTCGATCCCGTAGCCCTCCGCTTTGCGGGACAGGTCGGTGTTCGCGGAGTGGCGTTCGATCGCGGTACCCATGCCGTAAAGGTTGTTCTCGACCAGGAAGACGACCGGCAGCTTCCAGAGTGCTGCCATGTTCATCGCTTCGCCGAAGTTGCCGGTGTTGGTGGCCCCGTCACCGATCATGCAGACGGTGACGTGATCCTCGCCCCGGTACTGGATGGCCAGGGCGAAACCGAGGGCCAGCGGCAGGTTGCCGCCGACGATCCCGTAACCGCCCATGAAGCGCCGCTCGACGTCGGCGATATGCATCGAGCCGCCTCGACCGCCGCTGGTGCCGTTCTCGCGGCCGAACAGTTCGGCCATCACCTGTTCGGCCGGGGTGCCCCGGGCGAGCGCGTGACCGTGGGTGCGGTAGGTGCCGATCAGGTAGTCGTCGTCCCGCATCGCCGCGACGGTGCCGACGATCGTCGCTTCGTGGCCGATCGCCAGGTGAAGGAACCCACCGGCCTTCGCCCGCTGGTACTGGCGCCCCGCTTCCTCCTCGAAGCGCCGGATCAGTGCCATCCGGCCCAGCAGATCAAGACAGGTGTCACGATCGGGAAACTCGGCCATAACTTCACCCTAGCTGCCCGCCGGCTTCGCCCCGTGGTTTGCGACCTGGCGGGTGGGGTAATGGGATCTGTTGCCGCTC carries:
- the pdhA gene encoding pyruvate dehydrogenase (acetyl-transferring) E1 component subunit alpha, whose product is MAEFPDRDTCLDLLGRMALIRRFEEEAGRQYQRAKAGGFLHLAIGHEATIVGTVAAMRDDDYLIGTYRTHGHALARGTPAEQVMAELFGRENGTSGGRGGSMHIADVERRFMGGYGIVGGNLPLALGFALAIQYRGEDHVTVCMIGDGATNTGNFGEAMNMAALWKLPVVFLVENNLYGMGTAIERHSANTDLSRKAEGYGIEGERIDGMNVLEVRDRVSAHIGIARQQGPTLVEAFTYRYRGHSAADPENYRDKKEVKEWQEKDPVETFADRCREEGSLTDEEIAGVRDEADRTVKAAVEFADSSPEPALETLYDELYVVSETMGWYAVDERSPEPHRGEFGEQAPEHAKQLAERGAAYAEEEPEAAEIRPGVRG